The proteins below come from a single Candidatus Planktophila dulcis genomic window:
- the secE gene encoding preprotein translocase subunit SecE gives MTDAVEVTEEKLGIFARVGLFYRQVVGELKKVVWPTRNMLTTYTAVVLVFVSFIIAVVSIIDLVLTKVVFWVFG, from the coding sequence ATGACTGATGCAGTTGAAGTTACCGAGGAGAAGCTCGGAATTTTTGCGCGCGTTGGACTTTTCTATCGCCAGGTAGTTGGCGAGCTCAAGAAGGTTGTGTGGCCAACACGTAATATGTTGACCACTTATACAGCTGTTGTTCTCGTCTTCGTATCTTTCATCATCGCAGTCGTATCCATCATCGACTTGGTACTTACCAAGGTCGTCTTCTGGGTATTCGGATAA
- a CDS encoding pyridoxal phosphate-dependent aminotransferase, whose protein sequence is MSRISARIAAIAESATLAVDAKAKALKAAGRPVIGFGAGEPDFPTPDYIVEAAAAATKVVANHRYTPSPGLPELRQAIVDKTKRDSNYEITVDQVLVTNGGKQAVYQAFATIIDPGDEVILPSPFWTTYPEAIKLAGGKSVEVFADESQNYLVTVEQLEAARTPKTKALLFCSPSNPTGSVYTPAQVKAIGEWALKNNIWIISDEIYEHLLYDGATAPSLPVVVPGLADTCIIINGVAKTYAMTGWRVGWMIGPKDVIKAATNLQSHLTSNVSNVSQRAAIAALTGKLDAVHKMGEAFNRRRTLIVGLLNEIPGFTCPTPQGAFYVYPSVKGVLGKTIRGKVANTSAELATIILDEVEVAAVPGEAFGPSGYLRFSYATSDEDIVEGIGRIKKLLSE, encoded by the coding sequence ATGAGCAGAATCTCCGCACGAATTGCAGCTATCGCAGAATCAGCCACTTTGGCCGTTGATGCAAAGGCAAAGGCTCTCAAAGCAGCCGGCCGTCCCGTCATTGGCTTTGGAGCTGGCGAACCAGATTTTCCAACTCCTGATTACATTGTTGAAGCAGCTGCTGCTGCAACGAAAGTTGTTGCAAACCATCGCTACACACCATCACCAGGGCTACCTGAACTACGTCAAGCAATCGTTGATAAGACAAAGCGTGATTCGAACTATGAGATCACAGTTGATCAAGTACTCGTAACTAATGGTGGCAAGCAAGCTGTCTATCAAGCATTTGCAACAATTATTGATCCAGGCGATGAAGTGATCTTGCCATCTCCTTTCTGGACTACATATCCTGAAGCAATCAAATTAGCTGGCGGAAAGAGCGTTGAAGTATTTGCAGATGAATCACAGAACTACCTTGTGACTGTCGAACAGCTTGAAGCTGCTCGCACACCTAAGACAAAGGCTCTGCTCTTCTGCTCACCATCTAACCCAACTGGTTCTGTTTATACACCTGCACAGGTCAAGGCAATCGGTGAATGGGCGCTGAAGAACAATATCTGGATTATTTCAGATGAGATCTATGAACATTTGCTCTATGACGGCGCTACTGCCCCATCACTACCTGTAGTAGTTCCAGGGCTTGCAGATACCTGCATCATCATCAACGGTGTTGCAAAGACATATGCAATGACGGGCTGGCGTGTGGGCTGGATGATCGGTCCCAAAGATGTCATCAAGGCCGCAACTAACTTGCAATCTCACCTGACATCCAATGTCTCTAACGTTTCACAGCGCGCAGCCATTGCAGCCCTTACCGGCAAACTCGATGCAGTGCATAAGATGGGTGAAGCCTTTAATCGTCGCCGCACACTTATTGTTGGACTTCTCAATGAGATTCCAGGATTTACATGCCCCACACCACAAGGTGCTTTCTATGTATATCCATCAGTGAAGGGCGTTCTCGGCAAAACTATCCGCGGCAAAGTAGCCAATACTTCTGCAGAGCTTGCAACCATTATCTTGGATGAAGTTGAAGTTGCTGCGGTTCCTGGTGAAGCATTTGGTCCATCTGGATACCTACGTTTTTCATATGCAACTAGCGATGAAGATATCGTTGAAGGTATTGGGCGTATTAAGAAATTACTCTCAGAGTAA
- a CDS encoding UDP-N-acetylmuramate dehydrogenase yields MADLRDYTSLRVGGPAKKFVEVGTEAEIIAAIEAAGDTPILIIGGGTNILVADSGYEGTVIRIKSHSMQSEVDACSGATLTIGAGENWDEFVAVTLDRGFAGLETLSGIPGTVGAAPIQNIGAYGHEVAEFITRVRTYDRQAKGLKTFTNSECEFSYRNSHFKSHPGRYVVLDVQFNLRQGEMTTAITYAELAKKLGIEVGEKAPIDATRKAVLELRGAKGMLLNPSDRDSWSAGSFFTNPIVSKEIAAKLPEGAPQWPTSDGMVKTSAAWLIEHAGVHKGDSHGGARVSTKHVLALTNAGNATATDIAELAKSAQQSVFEKFGITLETEVNLVGLSL; encoded by the coding sequence ATGGCTGACCTTCGCGATTACACATCTTTGCGTGTGGGCGGCCCTGCCAAGAAGTTTGTTGAAGTGGGCACAGAAGCAGAAATCATTGCAGCGATTGAGGCTGCAGGTGATACCCCGATTCTCATCATCGGGGGAGGAACAAATATCCTCGTTGCAGATAGTGGTTATGAAGGAACTGTTATTCGCATTAAGAGCCACTCGATGCAATCTGAAGTTGATGCATGCAGCGGTGCAACACTGACAATTGGTGCAGGTGAGAACTGGGATGAATTCGTTGCAGTAACACTTGATCGTGGCTTTGCAGGTCTTGAAACCTTAAGTGGAATTCCTGGCACGGTGGGAGCTGCGCCGATTCAAAATATTGGTGCCTATGGCCATGAAGTTGCTGAGTTTATTACTCGCGTGCGCACATATGACCGCCAAGCAAAGGGACTTAAGACTTTCACAAATTCTGAATGTGAATTCTCCTATCGCAATTCACACTTTAAATCACACCCTGGTCGATATGTAGTTTTGGATGTGCAATTTAATCTGCGCCAAGGTGAGATGACTACCGCTATTACCTATGCAGAACTTGCAAAGAAGTTAGGTATTGAAGTGGGCGAGAAGGCACCTATTGATGCAACGCGTAAGGCTGTTCTTGAACTGCGTGGGGCCAAAGGAATGCTTCTTAATCCCAGCGATCGTGACTCATGGTCTGCAGGATCTTTCTTTACCAACCCCATCGTCTCTAAAGAGATTGCAGCAAAGTTGCCTGAAGGTGCACCTCAGTGGCCAACATCAGATGGCATGGTCAAGACAAGTGCTGCGTGGTTGATTGAACATGCAGGTGTACACAAGGGCGATAGCCATGGTGGTGCACGCGTTTCAACGAAGCATGTTTTAGCTTTAACAAATGCAGGAAATGCAACGGCTACAGATATTGCAGAGCTTGCAAAGAGTGCTCAGCAGAGCGTCTTTGAGAAGTTTGGAATTACCTTAGAGACTGAAGTTAACCTTGTGGGGCTTAGCCTCTAA
- a CDS encoding MaoC/PaaZ C-terminal domain-containing protein codes for MIEVGTVLDEKVFYLDRALLKAYADASGDQNPIHQNEEFAVSVGLPNVIAHGMLTMALVGKYVSDFAGGSVNVLEYSARFIKPVIVPAGEKVDLTVTATVAEVADGKISLSLSATSAGVKVLGMAKAVVIK; via the coding sequence ATGATTGAAGTGGGCACAGTATTGGATGAGAAAGTTTTCTATCTCGATCGCGCTCTGCTTAAAGCATATGCCGATGCATCAGGGGATCAGAACCCAATCCACCAGAATGAAGAGTTTGCAGTATCTGTGGGACTTCCCAATGTGATTGCCCACGGCATGCTCACCATGGCTCTGGTTGGAAAGTATGTATCTGACTTTGCGGGTGGTTCTGTCAACGTTCTCGAATACAGCGCACGATTTATTAAGCCTGTGATTGTTCCTGCTGGTGAGAAAGTAGATCTCACAGTCACTGCAACCGTTGCTGAAGTTGCAGATGGAAAGATTTCACTTTCTTTGAGTGCAACATCTGCAGGTGTAAAAGTTCTAGGAATGGCAAAAGCGGTAGTAATCAAGTGA
- a CDS encoding FAS1-like dehydratase domain-containing protein → MLNPDSVGSTFAGTDSVTLSQSEIDAFCAAIGESNTTIAPPTFTIRITLTQFEEILTRPEIGLDWSRLVHGDQKFEIFSPVKAGDNLTCAATIESYRVAAGNEIVSVRSDLHRDGKLVISAWSTLVVRA, encoded by the coding sequence ATGCTCAACCCCGATTCGGTCGGGAGTACCTTCGCGGGTACAGATTCAGTAACCCTTTCTCAATCTGAAATCGATGCCTTCTGCGCTGCCATCGGCGAAAGCAATACAACAATCGCACCGCCCACATTCACCATCCGCATCACCCTGACTCAATTCGAAGAGATTCTTACGCGTCCTGAAATTGGACTCGATTGGTCGCGCTTAGTTCATGGAGATCAGAAGTTTGAAATCTTCTCACCCGTTAAGGCCGGCGATAACCTGACATGTGCTGCAACTATTGAGAGCTATCGCGTAGCTGCCGGAAATGAAATTGTCTCTGTGCGCTCAGATTTACATCGCGATGGCAAGCTCGTTATCTCCGCCTGGTCCACATTGGTGGTGCGAGCATGA
- the rpmG gene encoding 50S ribosomal protein L33, protein MASKSADVRPKITMACVDCKERNYITKKNRRNDPDRMELKKFCPRCKSSTLHRETR, encoded by the coding sequence ATGGCAAGTAAGAGCGCGGACGTTCGTCCAAAGATCACCATGGCATGCGTGGATTGCAAAGAGCGTAACTACATCACTAAGAAGAACCGCCGCAACGATCCAGACCGCATGGAACTTAAGAAGTTCTGTCCACGTTGTAAGTCTTCAACTCTTCACCGCGAAACCCGCTAA
- a CDS encoding quinone oxidoreductase family protein, whose translation MKAIQITAFGGPDVMKYVDVADPVAGKDEVVLDVTAVGINYADTHQTENSYLSPQTLPMIPGIEVVGTHGGKRYLASVSSGGYAQKAIAHTSVLFPIPDAVTDEQALCMLVQGATAWHLLKTMGNLQKGQSVVVHAAAGGVGTIAIQLAKMWGGKVIAVTSSDAKAALAKSLGADITVDAKSADLSAALREANGGQGVDLVLEMVGGTTFDHSLAALGAFGKIITFGMASRTAPTPIHPGALMHGSKTVSAFWLANCFGSKEMLNDVVAQLFQLVADGKLKPVIGATYPLSEAAAAHHSMLARESTGKIALDPAR comes from the coding sequence GTGAAGGCGATACAGATAACAGCATTCGGTGGCCCTGATGTCATGAAGTATGTGGATGTTGCCGATCCCGTTGCAGGTAAAGATGAAGTAGTCCTTGATGTCACTGCAGTCGGAATTAACTATGCGGATACGCATCAGACAGAGAATTCATATCTGTCGCCACAAACTCTGCCAATGATTCCTGGTATTGAAGTTGTTGGCACACATGGCGGCAAGCGTTACTTAGCTAGCGTCTCATCTGGGGGATATGCCCAGAAAGCTATTGCTCATACATCTGTCCTCTTTCCTATTCCTGATGCAGTCACTGATGAGCAGGCGCTGTGCATGTTGGTGCAAGGCGCAACAGCGTGGCACTTGCTTAAGACGATGGGTAACCTTCAAAAGGGTCAATCTGTTGTTGTGCATGCAGCAGCTGGTGGCGTTGGCACGATTGCAATTCAACTTGCAAAGATGTGGGGCGGCAAAGTTATTGCCGTGACTTCATCCGATGCCAAGGCAGCCCTTGCTAAGTCGCTCGGTGCAGATATCACCGTTGATGCAAAGTCAGCTGACCTAAGCGCTGCACTTCGTGAAGCAAATGGTGGTCAAGGAGTAGATCTTGTTCTTGAAATGGTCGGTGGAACAACATTTGATCACAGCCTTGCAGCCCTTGGTGCATTTGGAAAAATCATCACCTTTGGAATGGCATCTCGCACAGCTCCAACTCCTATTCATCCAGGTGCTTTGATGCATGGTTCAAAGACTGTTTCTGCTTTCTGGCTAGCAAATTGCTTTGGAAGTAAAGAGATGCTCAATGATGTTGTGGCGCAGCTCTTCCAATTAGTCGCTGATGGAAAACTCAAGCCAGTCATTGGCGCGACATATCCACTGAGTGAGGCAGCAGCTGCTCATCATTCAATGCTTGCTCGTGAATCAACGGGCAAAATTGCCCTTGATCCTGCGCGGTAA
- a CDS encoding FUSC family protein: protein MIKRISKLFSDRKYWVRLIAIAGLSGGVAWFLGDLLIQDGGVVAAIVSTLSIRISLHKSLREGFGQIVGTAIGAGIALLTVSLFSFGFLAIATTIILCAVVARALHLGEVASVNVPVTALIVIGPGISQNTAVHRLGSTLIGAAVAIFFSYFSVSNTPIDRARMQIRSVSEKAAALLAQMSEGVAAGYTQKDAGKWLAQARLLVEEVPAIRAQSVEARSHARWFPTAEKDVAEEMYIEGIATEHTLVQVRTIARTLFDSSVEGGIADSTKKQIAVALSAASYAISAHVDLPDDINDFSSSPTDDAREAGSALAETLIEDGKDVDQDQIVRGLSIVANIGIIADSLDQNSPALKDVITPDEPAKSKVLEVSPLEQTATLWNRLVKSIRKYF, encoded by the coding sequence ATGATAAAGCGCATATCTAAGTTATTTTCGGACCGAAAGTATTGGGTCCGTCTTATTGCCATTGCTGGATTATCTGGAGGTGTGGCTTGGTTCTTAGGCGATCTCTTGATTCAAGATGGCGGAGTAGTAGCAGCCATCGTCTCCACACTCAGCATCCGAATCTCACTGCACAAATCCTTACGTGAAGGATTTGGTCAGATTGTGGGAACAGCTATTGGTGCCGGCATAGCGTTGCTCACGGTCTCACTCTTTAGCTTTGGATTTCTTGCAATTGCCACAACAATTATTTTGTGTGCTGTTGTTGCGCGCGCACTGCACTTAGGTGAAGTGGCCTCAGTGAACGTTCCTGTTACCGCTCTCATCGTTATTGGACCTGGAATTTCTCAGAACACTGCCGTGCATCGCTTGGGATCGACCCTCATTGGGGCAGCCGTTGCAATCTTCTTCTCATACTTCTCTGTATCAAACACTCCTATTGATAGAGCGAGAATGCAGATCAGATCAGTCTCCGAGAAAGCTGCAGCACTTCTTGCTCAGATGTCTGAAGGAGTGGCAGCTGGCTACACGCAAAAGGATGCAGGTAAGTGGCTTGCGCAAGCTCGCCTGCTTGTTGAAGAAGTACCTGCCATTCGCGCACAATCTGTTGAAGCACGCAGCCATGCTCGATGGTTTCCCACCGCTGAGAAAGATGTGGCGGAGGAGATGTATATCGAGGGAATTGCGACAGAACATACCCTCGTGCAAGTTCGCACGATTGCTCGCACTCTCTTTGATTCTTCAGTTGAAGGAGGCATTGCAGATTCCACAAAGAAGCAGATTGCAGTGGCACTCTCTGCGGCCAGCTATGCCATCTCTGCCCATGTTGATTTACCCGATGACATCAATGATTTCTCTTCATCTCCCACAGATGATGCACGAGAGGCAGGCTCAGCCCTTGCCGAAACCTTGATTGAAGATGGCAAAGATGTGGATCAAGATCAGATTGTTAGGGGACTATCGATTGTTGCCAATATTGGAATCATTGCCGATTCACTGGATCAGAATTCTCCAGCTCTGAAAGATGTAATTACCCCAGATGAGCCTGCAAAATCTAAGGTCTTGGAAGTCTCACCGCTTGAGCAGACCGCAACTCTTTGGAATAGACTAGTTAAATCAATCAGAAAGTACTTCTAG
- a CDS encoding CoA-binding protein, producing MHLAPGDIPELLRTAKTVAIVGISDKADRASHGVAKYLIENSHFELFFVNPLLENVLGQKVYKSLKEIDVHIDIVDVFRKPADCLAVLDESIEIGASAIWLQLGISVPEVATQGSEAGLSVVMDRCIKIDYAAL from the coding sequence ATGCATCTAGCGCCTGGAGACATTCCTGAACTTCTCCGCACAGCAAAGACAGTTGCCATTGTTGGGATTTCAGATAAAGCTGACCGGGCAAGCCATGGCGTTGCCAAGTACCTCATCGAGAACTCTCACTTTGAATTGTTCTTCGTCAACCCGCTCTTGGAGAACGTTCTGGGTCAGAAGGTCTATAAATCGCTCAAAGAGATTGACGTTCACATCGATATCGTCGATGTATTTCGCAAACCTGCAGATTGCCTGGCAGTTCTGGATGAGAGCATTGAAATTGGTGCTAGCGCAATCTGGTTACAGTTAGGAATTTCCGTTCCAGAGGTTGCAACACAAGGCAGTGAGGCTGGGCTATCTGTTGTCATGGATCGCTGCATCAAAATTGATTACGCAGCTTTGTAA
- a CDS encoding carbohydrate ABC transporter permease — translation MSTGVVRSAEYRDSQKRKDTFISIFIGIFAFVWIFPILWTVWTSLRPYNDIISYGIFSWPRRLTFDNYINAIQEMKIGVYLLNSLLVTVPSVILTLFFGSLVAFVVTRYQYKFNLGLLLLFTAGNMLPIVLTYIPVFWMFIWIGELFGNRNLLYNNYGGLILVHVGFQVGFATFVLSSYMKTIPKEISESATIDGANVFRHYWNVILPLLRPALAALSVLMTTWIYNEFFWALVLMSDDSKRPITSALRRLQGQYVTDFNLLAAGAIIAAAPTVIMFFVLRKQFIAGLTLGSTKG, via the coding sequence ATGAGTACCGGTGTAGTTCGGAGCGCGGAATACCGCGACAGCCAGAAGCGTAAAGACACATTCATCTCAATCTTTATTGGCATCTTTGCCTTTGTCTGGATCTTCCCAATTCTCTGGACAGTCTGGACCTCACTTCGTCCATATAACGACATCATCTCTTACGGAATTTTCTCGTGGCCACGCCGTTTAACCTTTGATAATTACATCAACGCAATTCAAGAGATGAAGATTGGTGTTTATCTACTCAACTCATTACTTGTGACCGTTCCATCAGTCATCTTGACTCTATTCTTCGGCTCACTCGTTGCATTCGTAGTGACTCGATATCAGTACAAATTTAACCTCGGACTTCTCTTGCTCTTCACAGCAGGAAATATGCTTCCAATCGTTCTCACATACATCCCTGTCTTCTGGATGTTTATCTGGATCGGTGAGCTCTTCGGAAACAGAAACCTCTTGTATAACAACTATGGCGGCTTGATTCTGGTTCACGTGGGATTCCAGGTGGGCTTTGCAACCTTCGTTCTCTCTTCCTATATGAAGACGATTCCGAAAGAGATTTCAGAGTCAGCAACTATCGATGGAGCCAACGTCTTCCGCCATTACTGGAACGTCATCTTGCCTCTCTTGCGCCCAGCTCTTGCTGCGCTCAGCGTGCTCATGACTACATGGATCTATAACGAATTCTTCTGGGCACTTGTATTGATGTCTGATGACTCAAAGCGTCCAATTACCTCAGCACTTCGACGTCTGCAGGGCCAGTACGTCACAGACTTCAACTTGTTAGCAGCCGGTGCGATCATCGCAGCAGCCCCTACAGTCATTATGTTCTTTGTGCTGCGTAAGCAATTTATCGCAGGTCTTACCCTCGGCTCTACAAAGGGTTAA
- a CDS encoding carbohydrate ABC transporter permease, translated as MKTAATVQQKRSRRSLSKTDRFTLATFVGIPTLLQIILLWVPAVVTIILSFTYWNGIRLKDIQWAGIQNYKNIFVNNPLFYQALKNNAIWLAFFVLIATPLGILLAYQIDRGIKGHAFYESIYYLPVVLSLAVIGIIWNFMLQPGGFVQGLMGRDIGNAISIWGNEKINTWVILGIASWRHIGYIMLLYLSGLKSVDPALKEAAAIDGATDWEIFRKIILPTMQPVNIIIVVITLIESLRAFDLVYIIYGSPTIFPLLNLLVFQNFAGQGISMKGAAYAVILLILCIVPIITYLRISFQEDLK; from the coding sequence ATGAAGACGGCGGCTACGGTTCAACAGAAGCGTAGCCGCCGCTCTCTTTCTAAAACAGATCGCTTTACACTCGCAACATTCGTTGGAATTCCAACTCTGCTTCAGATTATTCTTCTCTGGGTTCCAGCAGTTGTCACAATTATTCTCTCCTTTACATATTGGAACGGTATTCGCCTTAAGGATATTCAGTGGGCAGGAATCCAGAACTATAAAAATATCTTTGTAAATAACCCACTTTTTTATCAAGCACTTAAGAACAACGCAATTTGGCTTGCATTCTTCGTTCTTATTGCAACCCCGCTAGGGATTTTGCTTGCCTACCAAATTGACCGTGGCATTAAAGGTCACGCTTTCTATGAATCTATTTACTACTTGCCTGTAGTTCTATCTCTGGCAGTAATCGGAATTATCTGGAACTTTATGTTGCAGCCTGGTGGTTTTGTGCAGGGCCTTATGGGTCGCGATATTGGTAATGCAATCTCGATTTGGGGTAACGAAAAAATCAATACCTGGGTCATTTTAGGTATCGCCTCGTGGCGCCATATTGGCTACATCATGCTTCTCTATTTATCTGGCCTTAAATCAGTCGATCCAGCTCTTAAAGAAGCAGCTGCAATCGATGGCGCTACAGATTGGGAGATCTTCCGCAAGATTATCTTGCCGACAATGCAGCCTGTAAACATCATCATTGTTGTTATCACACTTATTGAATCGCTTCGAGCATTCGACTTGGTGTACATCATCTACGGAAGTCCAACAATCTTCCCACTGCTCAACCTTTTGGTATTCCAGAACTTTGCGGGCCAGGGTATTTCAATGAAGGGTGCGGCATACGCAGTCATCCTTCTTATTCTCTGCATCGTTCCGATCATTACTTATCTTCGAATTAGTTTTCAAGAGGATCTCAAATGA
- a CDS encoding ABC transporter substrate-binding protein, which produces MSEEQNIVSRRSVLKGAAVGGAALAAGSSLSAGTASAATRLKGSTVKWTTRGGGATGDAIAKAVNDAFTKKTGAKVVAQQVNSDDFQNNFAQIMQGSPDDAFGWMAGYRSNHFGERGLLADLTREIARLKGSLPTAAIKGATSPVSKKPYILPTTYYPWALHYRKSMVKEIGMNPEKIDNWDDFVKLMTLTQKKGLVGYSLGAKGGWEAMGTFDVLNARVNGYKYHIDLLNGRAKWTDARTKETFKYFAQLIPFMNENVMDISWDGMRDLLLQKKTGAMLMGSWFANDFKAKSQADYDDLWVVPFPEINPKFGIDTIDAPLDGISVAANGKNVAGGKALAEFWASPEGIAQAVKAGDTNIYVSKSFDTSAYDSFNKQKLAVLAAAKNIMFFLDRDARGDFAGPIVGPAIQNFIKKPSDVNKILENVQAQWDALPKN; this is translated from the coding sequence ATGTCAGAAGAGCAGAACATAGTTTCTCGTCGCTCAGTACTCAAAGGCGCAGCAGTCGGTGGAGCAGCACTTGCCGCCGGTAGTTCGCTTTCAGCTGGTACTGCAAGCGCAGCAACACGTTTAAAGGGCAGCACAGTCAAGTGGACAACACGTGGCGGCGGAGCAACAGGCGATGCAATTGCTAAGGCTGTCAACGATGCATTCACAAAGAAGACCGGAGCAAAGGTTGTTGCTCAGCAAGTTAACTCAGATGACTTCCAGAACAACTTTGCACAAATCATGCAGGGTTCACCTGATGATGCATTTGGTTGGATGGCTGGATATCGCTCAAACCACTTCGGTGAGAGAGGTCTTCTTGCAGATCTCACACGTGAGATTGCACGTCTGAAGGGATCACTTCCAACAGCAGCAATCAAGGGTGCAACAAGCCCTGTATCAAAGAAGCCTTACATCCTCCCAACTACTTACTACCCATGGGCTTTGCACTACCGCAAGTCAATGGTTAAGGAAATTGGAATGAACCCAGAGAAGATTGATAACTGGGATGACTTCGTTAAGTTGATGACTCTTACACAGAAGAAGGGTCTTGTTGGATACTCACTCGGCGCAAAGGGCGGCTGGGAAGCAATGGGAACATTCGATGTTCTCAACGCACGTGTCAACGGCTACAAGTACCACATCGACCTACTTAACGGTCGCGCAAAGTGGACAGATGCTCGCACAAAGGAAACATTCAAGTACTTCGCACAGCTCATCCCATTCATGAACGAAAACGTCATGGATATTTCATGGGACGGCATGCGCGATCTTCTTCTCCAGAAGAAGACAGGCGCAATGTTGATGGGTTCATGGTTTGCAAATGACTTCAAGGCGAAGTCACAGGCAGATTACGACGATCTATGGGTAGTTCCATTCCCAGAAATCAACCCTAAGTTCGGTATCGACACAATTGATGCACCACTAGATGGTATTTCAGTTGCTGCAAACGGTAAGAACGTAGCTGGCGGTAAGGCCCTTGCAGAATTCTGGGCATCACCAGAAGGTATTGCACAAGCTGTCAAGGCTGGCGATACAAATATCTATGTATCGAAGTCATTTGATACATCAGCTTACGATTCATTCAACAAGCAGAAGCTTGCAGTTCTTGCAGCAGCAAAGAACATCATGTTCTTCTTAGATCGTGATGCTCGTGGAGACTTCGCTGGTCCAATTGTCGGACCAGCTATCCAGAACTTCATTAAGAAGCCTTCTGATGTCAACAAGATCCTCGAAAACGTACAAGCACAATGGGATGCACTTCCAAAGAACTAA
- the msrB gene encoding peptide-methionine (R)-S-oxide reductase MsrB, producing the protein MAEINEEELKARLDPLSYAVLREGATERPFTGEYTDTDKVGSYRCKACGNELFTSETKFHSGCGWPSFYAPTADDAVKLIEDRSLAPRVRTEVRCANCDSHLGHVFTGEGYEVPTDERWCINSVALYLQEKPL; encoded by the coding sequence ATGGCAGAGATTAACGAGGAAGAACTTAAAGCTCGCTTAGATCCACTTTCGTATGCAGTTCTTCGCGAAGGTGCAACAGAGCGACCATTTACTGGCGAATACACCGACACAGATAAAGTTGGTAGTTATCGTTGTAAGGCATGTGGCAATGAGCTCTTTACATCTGAAACTAAATTTCACTCTGGATGTGGTTGGCCATCTTTCTATGCACCGACTGCCGATGATGCGGTAAAGCTGATTGAGGATCGCTCACTGGCCCCACGGGTTCGGACCGAGGTTCGGTGCGCGAACTGTGACTCCCACCTGGGCCATGTCTTTACGGGTGAGGGGTATGAGGTGCCCACAGATGAGCGCTGGTGCATCAACTCTGTGGCCCTTTACCTGCAAGAGAAGCCTCTCTGA
- a CDS encoding SDR family NAD(P)-dependent oxidoreductase gives MSEFKGLTAAVTGAGSGIGLATAQMLASGGATVYGLDIAEGGLAGIGQWLSCDVSDDASVEAAFAKIPQLDILINSAAISAVGNVEANPSDEWNKVMNINVVGIVRTSRFALPLLRKSKCASIVNVCSVAATAGIPKRALYSATKGAVLSLTMAMANDYVAEGIRVNCVNPGTADTPWVQRLLAQAADPVAERKALEARQPLGRLVSADEVARALCYLASPLQGSTTATSLAVDGGMQGLRIPR, from the coding sequence ATGTCTGAATTCAAAGGTCTGACTGCAGCAGTCACAGGTGCTGGTTCTGGAATCGGACTTGCAACAGCGCAAATGCTTGCATCAGGTGGTGCAACTGTTTATGGACTCGATATTGCAGAAGGTGGCCTTGCCGGCATTGGCCAGTGGCTTTCCTGTGATGTCAGCGACGATGCATCTGTGGAAGCTGCATTTGCAAAGATTCCACAGCTAGACATACTTATTAATAGCGCTGCAATCAGCGCAGTGGGCAACGTTGAAGCCAATCCATCTGATGAGTGGAACAAGGTGATGAATATCAATGTTGTGGGGATTGTGCGCACCTCGCGCTTTGCACTGCCACTTCTTCGCAAGAGCAAGTGCGCATCAATCGTCAATGTCTGCTCTGTTGCAGCAACTGCAGGAATTCCAAAGCGCGCTCTCTATAGCGCGACAAAGGGCGCAGTGCTCTCACTGACTATGGCGATGGCCAATGACTATGTTGCTGAAGGAATTCGCGTGAACTGTGTGAATCCAGGAACAGCAGACACACCTTGGGTGCAACGTCTGCTGGCACAAGCTGCAGATCCTGTTGCAGAACGTAAAGCACTGGAAGCACGTCAACCACTTGGACGACTTGTCAGCGCAGATGAAGTTGCACGCGCACTCTGCTACTTAGCAAGTCCACTGCAAGGATCAACAACTGCTACCTCCCTTGCCGTCGATGGTGGAATGCAAGGGCTGCGAATCCCGCGATAG